The genomic segment CTCGGCCTGCCGGCCGGGCGCCGGCGTACCCCGGGCCTGAAGCGCGAGGAAGTGGCGCTGGCGATCGGGGTCAGCGTCAGCTGGTACACATGGATCGAACAGGGGCGCGAAGTGCGCGCCTCGCCCGAGGTGCTGGAGCGCCTGGCGGAGGTGCTGCGCATGAGCGACGACGAGCGCGCCTATGCGTTCGCGCTGTCCGGCTATGGCGTGCCATTGGAGTCGCCGGACGAGAGCGTGACCGACGGCCTGCGCCAGCTGGTGGAGGCGATGCAGCCGATCCCGGCCTACGTGCGCAATACCCGTTTCGACATCCTGGCCTGGAACCCGGCCATCGCCGAGCTTTTCGTCGACTACAGCCAGTTGGCGCCGCATGAGCGCAACACGCTGCGGCTGATGTTCCTGTACCCGCCGTACCGCACGCTGATCCTCAACTGGGAAGAAATGACCCGCGGCCTGCTGGCAGGCTTCCGTGCGGCGATGGCGCAGGCGCCGGACAAGGCGCCGTTCCTGGCGCTGGTCGAGGATATCGCGGCGCACAGTGAAGAGTTTCGCCAGTGGTGGCCGGAGCACGACGTGCGCCGGTTCGACGAAGGTGCGAAGAAGCTGAACCATCCCACGCGCGGGTTGCTGGACCTGCAGTACGTGGCGCTGGTGCCGGAGAGCCGGCACGACCTTTCGCTGGTGACCTACCTGCCGCGGAAGTAGGGGGGGGCGGCAGGGCTTGCAGCCCTGCACCTGCAGAGGCCGAAGCAACTGCAACAGCAACAGCAACAGCAGGCTATCCGTGGGGGGGCGGGGCGGTGTCGGAGTGCGGGGACGCCGCAAGTACGTCCGTGTAGGCTTGGCAGCCGCATCCATGCGGCTGACACCCCGCACTCCGACACCGCCCCACCTCTGACAATTTCACGCGGCTGTTGGTAGGTGTCGACCTTGGTCGACACATCTGTCAGATATCGATATTCACGATGGGATCCGACCCCGTGCCGACCAAGGTCGGCACCCACCAACAGCAGCAGGAAACTGTCGAAGGCGGGGTGGGTCCGGTTGCGGGAGTGTCCGCGGCATGGATGCCGCGGCCAAGCCCCCAAGGACGGGTTTACGGCGTCTCCCGCAACCGGACCCACCCCGCCATCCCGCAGGAAACCAGCTTGTGCTGTTGCTTCGGCTGTTGCTGTTGCAGTTGCTTCGGCGGGTGCAGGGCGCAGCCCTGCCAAGAGCCCCCCCCCCCATTCAGGCAGGTAAGTGCAGGTCACAGGATAAGCAGACGCCTTGTTGCTGCCATCGAACAGGTCCACATTCCTGTGCAGGAGACGGGCCGCTGCCCGTCGTCGAGACACCAGGAGACCTGCATGTCCGCTGCCCCCAGCACTGCCATTTCCCGCGATCCGGCCACCGGCCAGCTCATCGCCAGCCATCTCTTCGCCACCGACGCCGAACTGGAGGCGATCCTCGATCGCGGCCAGGCCGGCTTTGCCGCCTGGAGCGCAACCAGCCTCGAACAGCGCGCCGGGGTGCTGCGCGCGATGGCTGGTGTACTGCGCCGCGACCGCGACGCGCTGGCCGCGCTGGCCACCGCCGAGATGGGCAAGGTCCAGGCCGAAGCGTTGGCCGAGATCGAAAAGTGCGCCGTGCTGTGCGACTGGTACGCCGACCACGGCGCGCAGTTCCTGCGCGACGAGCCGACCCAGGTGCCCGACGACAAGGCCTACGTGTCCTACCTGCCGTTGGGCGTGGTGCTGGGCATCATGCCGTGGAATTTCCCGTACTGGCAGGTGATGCGCGCCGCGGTGCCGATCCTGATGGGCGGCAACGGCTTCCTGCTGAAGCCGGCCGAGAACATCGTGGGTACCGCGCAGCTGCTGGATGCGGCCTGGCGTGATGCCGGGTTGCCGGACGGCACCTTCATCGCCGCCAACATCAGCCGCGAGGGCACCAGCCGCGCGATTGCCGATGACCGTATCGCTGCGGTGACCCTGACCGGCAGCGTGGCGGCCGGTCGCAGCATCGCCGCCCAGGCCGGGCAGGCGCTGAAGAAGGTGGTGCTGGAGCTGGGTGGCTCGGACCCGTTCATCGTGCTGGCCGATGCCGATCTGGATGCCGCCGTCGATGCGGCGGTGGCCTCTCGCTTCCAGAACACCGGGCAGGTCTGCATCGCCGGCAAGCGCATCATCGTCGAAGACGCAGTCTACGATCGGTTCGTGGCGCAGTTCTGCCAGAAGGTGCAGGCGCTGACCATTGGCGATGGCCGCGACCCCGGCAGCCGCATCGGCCCGATGGCGCGCCAGGACCTGCTTGAGCAGCTTGATGCGCAGGTGCGCGCCTCGGTGGAGGCCGGTGCGCAGCTGCTGGTCGGCGGCCATCAACTGGAGCGCCCGGGCGCGTTCTATGCACCTACCGTGCTGGCCGGCGTGGAGCCGGGCATGCAGGCCTTCGATACCGAGACCTTCGGGCCGGTGGCCTCGATCAGCCGCGCGCGCGATGCCGACCATGCGGTGGAACTGGCCAACCAGAGCGAGTTCGGCCTCAGCGGCAACCTGTGGACCGGCGACCGCGAGCGCGCCATGCAGCTGGCGCGCCGGCTGCAGACCGGCGGCGTGTTCGTCAACGGCTTCTCCGCGTCGGACCCGCGCGTGCCGATCGGCGGCGTGAAGAAGAGCGGCTTCGGTCGCGAGCTCTCGCACTTCGGCATCCGTGAATTCGTCAACGCGCAGACGGTGTGGTTCGACAAGCCTTGACGCGCGGCTCTCATCCTTCCTGCAACGATCCACCATCAGTCCAGCGAAAAGGACGGCATTCC from the Stenotrophomonas maltophilia genome contains:
- a CDS encoding NAD-dependent succinate-semialdehyde dehydrogenase; the encoded protein is MSAAPSTAISRDPATGQLIASHLFATDAELEAILDRGQAGFAAWSATSLEQRAGVLRAMAGVLRRDRDALAALATAEMGKVQAEALAEIEKCAVLCDWYADHGAQFLRDEPTQVPDDKAYVSYLPLGVVLGIMPWNFPYWQVMRAAVPILMGGNGFLLKPAENIVGTAQLLDAAWRDAGLPDGTFIAANISREGTSRAIADDRIAAVTLTGSVAAGRSIAAQAGQALKKVVLELGGSDPFIVLADADLDAAVDAAVASRFQNTGQVCIAGKRIIVEDAVYDRFVAQFCQKVQALTIGDGRDPGSRIGPMARQDLLEQLDAQVRASVEAGAQLLVGGHQLERPGAFYAPTVLAGVEPGMQAFDTETFGPVASISRARDADHAVELANQSEFGLSGNLWTGDRERAMQLARRLQTGGVFVNGFSASDPRVPIGGVKKSGFGRELSHFGIREFVNAQTVWFDKP
- a CDS encoding helix-turn-helix transcriptional regulator, with amino-acid sequence MMRSEAERKELGGFLKACRARVDPTTLGLPAGRRRTPGLKREEVALAIGVSVSWYTWIEQGREVRASPEVLERLAEVLRMSDDERAYAFALSGYGVPLESPDESVTDGLRQLVEAMQPIPAYVRNTRFDILAWNPAIAELFVDYSQLAPHERNTLRLMFLYPPYRTLILNWEEMTRGLLAGFRAAMAQAPDKAPFLALVEDIAAHSEEFRQWWPEHDVRRFDEGAKKLNHPTRGLLDLQYVALVPESRHDLSLVTYLPRK